Proteins from one Candidatus Poribacteria bacterium genomic window:
- a CDS encoding RraA family protein, with translation MNFEEIKRRLLALDTACVCDGNKALRAADPTVTELRVIDPAIRPVRTELKLVGRAHTVTCHEDFLTVIKGLRDAEPGEVLVIDTQGSRRAVAGELFPTEAARKGLAGIVIDGPCRDTKTIRTLDVPYYARSFNPMAGTTNKIFETQIPIPCGGVIVNPGDIIFGDDDGVIVGSIDELAAAIPIAEEIQRKEDLMLEQMAAGVSLFEMLNFEEHYAAMRDGEESKLEFTV, from the coding sequence ATGAACTTTGAAGAGATTAAGCGGCGTCTGTTGGCACTCGATACCGCCTGCGTATGTGACGGTAATAAGGCATTGAGAGCTGCCGACCCCACGGTTACAGAGTTAAGGGTTATCGATCCCGCCATCCGTCCTGTCCGAACCGAACTCAAACTTGTCGGACGGGCGCACACAGTGACCTGCCATGAAGATTTTCTCACGGTGATCAAAGGATTACGGGATGCCGAGCCGGGGGAGGTGCTTGTGATTGATACTCAGGGGAGTCGTCGTGCGGTGGCGGGTGAACTGTTTCCAACAGAAGCAGCGCGGAAAGGGTTAGCAGGCATCGTCATAGATGGTCCCTGCCGTGATACCAAAACGATCCGAACCTTAGATGTACCTTACTATGCGCGATCCTTCAACCCGATGGCGGGGACAACCAATAAGATCTTTGAGACGCAAATCCCGATCCCCTGCGGCGGTGTTATTGTGAATCCGGGGGATATTATCTTCGGCGACGACGATGGGGTTATTGTAGGGTCCATTGATGAACTGGCAGCAGCGATTCCAATTGCGGAGGAAATTCAGCGGAAGGAAGATCTGATGCTAGAGCAGATGGCAGCAGGTGTGAGCCTGTTCGAGATGTTGAACTTCGAGGAACACTATGCAGCGATGCGTGACGGAGAAGAAAGCAAACTAGAATTTACAGTTTAG
- a CDS encoding Gfo/Idh/MocA family oxidoreductase: MALRVAVIGMRGIGNTHANVYHEHAETSLVAVCDMVKERADESAQRLGIKAYYSVPSLLENEGLDAVSVATGGFENGGAHFEPTMQALEAGLHVLCEKPLSNDVARAREMVNKAKEKNVCLGTNLNHRFTPLALQAKEWVTDGKLGDLLFVNMALWIENPNETSPFFHLRALHPHSLDVMMYFCGEVEKVHAFAVRAPGRQNWSNASINLKFKNGVVGHLSGSYDAGRLNERCEVAGTNGQFVLDGVFEKLTFYPRQSDEVEEYFNPPPGAEGHMDSFADTFSTRISAWVQQLVDGVSPDEIDASGAAGLAAQEIIEAAIKSFQTDTVVTL; this comes from the coding sequence ATGGCATTACGCGTGGCAGTTATCGGGATGCGAGGGATTGGGAACACACACGCTAACGTCTATCATGAACACGCAGAGACATCATTGGTCGCTGTGTGTGATATGGTCAAGGAGCGTGCGGACGAATCGGCGCAACGACTTGGAATCAAGGCATATTACAGCGTTCCATCGCTCTTGGAAAATGAGGGGCTCGATGCCGTCAGCGTTGCGACAGGGGGCTTTGAAAACGGTGGGGCTCATTTTGAGCCAACGATGCAGGCACTTGAGGCGGGACTGCATGTGCTGTGTGAAAAGCCGTTGTCCAACGATGTCGCTCGCGCACGGGAGATGGTCAACAAGGCAAAGGAGAAGAACGTCTGTTTGGGGACAAACCTCAATCACCGCTTCACGCCGTTAGCGTTGCAAGCGAAGGAATGGGTAACGGACGGCAAGCTAGGGGATTTGCTCTTCGTAAACATGGCGCTGTGGATCGAAAATCCGAATGAGACCTCCCCGTTCTTCCATCTTAGAGCATTGCACCCGCATTCACTCGACGTGATGATGTACTTCTGCGGTGAGGTCGAGAAGGTGCACGCGTTTGCAGTTCGTGCACCGGGACGGCAAAATTGGAGCAATGCTTCAATTAACCTCAAGTTTAAGAATGGGGTGGTTGGACACCTCAGCGGTAGTTATGATGCGGGACGGCTAAATGAGCGGTGTGAGGTTGCGGGAACGAATGGACAGTTTGTTCTTGATGGAGTATTTGAGAAACTGACTTTCTACCCCCGACAGAGTGACGAGGTCGAGGAGTATTTCAACCCGCCACCGGGAGCGGAGGGACACATGGACTCATTCGCGGATACGTTCTCAACACGAATTAGCGCGTGGGTTCAACAGCTTGTGGATGGGGTTTCGCCCGATGAGATTGATGCCTCTGGTGCCGCGGGGCTTGCAGCGCAGGAAATCATTGAGGCGGCGATTAAATCGTTCCAGACCGATACGGTCGTAACTCTATAG